In Nocardioides sp. zg-1228, a single window of DNA contains:
- a CDS encoding tautomerase family protein, producing the protein MPNITVELLRGRTVEQRRAFAEAVADSAVEILGARRQDVRMVFSEITPDTVANGGVLASEDQSRAGVVAALDDRG; encoded by the coding sequence ATGCCCAACATCACCGTCGAGCTGCTGCGCGGCCGCACCGTCGAGCAGCGCCGCGCCTTCGCCGAGGCCGTCGCCGACAGCGCGGTGGAGATCCTCGGCGCACGCCGCCAGGACGTCCGCATGGTCTTCAGCGAGATCACCCCCGACACCGTCGCCAACGGCGGCGTGCTGGCGAGCGAGGACCAGTCGCGAGCCGGGGTGGTGGCCGCCCTCGACGACAGGGGCTGA